CATtgctatttgacggtagaacGATTATGAAACGGGGAATACcccataaataaatcaatacgaTTTatgaaactagttttatttttgtttggataACATATATCGTGAAATTAAGTTGTTTACCATTTAGGTAtgtattataagtttttttttttttcagattaattattgtttcattatCTGTTTGTTTGTGCGTATGACGGAGtcttataattttgtatgtatcTGCATGgactttatttttgttatttgtatgaaTGATATACTTTTGTACAGTTGTGTGCTTGTATGGTCAGTGATGAAATGCTAAGTGATACATTGTCATGTATTGagcatattattaaaactcATTCGTATGtacgtattttatatattaagaccAGGAAAGCTGCTCGACTATGATGTAATTAACAACATAATAATAGTTTGTAAGCTCGTCATTTTAGTCTAAATTAATGtgcatttattatgtttttaaactgAAAATATGATCTGTAATATCGCTGTTGActttatgtacaaaattatcGAAAGcaatagatttttaaattaatatcagaattaaaaaaaagaaagtccTGAAAAGAAGTCTGactacgaaaaataaatatatgaaattaaatctgtattttattttaactacacTCATTTGACACGATTATAAGTGTAAAAAGAAAATGGCTGCCCTAAGGCCCCGAGCGCATGGCGTATTTTAAACGCGCAGATAATATGCGTATACGCACGTATTAGCTCTGCACGTGGAGACGGACTATACGGACATATACATCGATGTAGATGCGTTGTAGTCGCTCGTAGCTTCCATTTTAAGGTCATAAACTCATCCTCAGTTGTACAATGGTTTCGATGCAGACAACCTCTTTCCCTCCTCTGGCCCTTTTGCACTGCAATCAAACAAGTTTCGAACGCGCATCGAACGCGCGTTTATGTTTTATGCGCGTTCTACAAAAACGCAAAAATAAGCATCTATGGCGCAAACGACGTGCGTTGCTAAAGCCTTGGATCTCACTGAGAGATAATTGAATCGAAAAATTCAAATCACTATGCAAGCCAAGGGTCAATTTTGGGTTCTCTTGGTGTAAATTAAtgatctttttttatgttaaaaaagtgACATTGTATTATTTGCTGATTATATCTCTTTACTTTTTACAGTTAGCAGGAAACAAGGTAATTATGACAACGAAAACAATGTAATTGCAAGCATCAATGTATCACTGATACAAACTTTACAATATACTATAATACGTTCTAAATGgcaaaattgtttttgttcgcATGGAGATTTCaagttaactttaaatatatttctgatGGTGTAGGTACAAgtcaaaaagagtaactactgagtctcttgccagttcttctcggtagaatctactttccgaaccggtggtagcttctcttaattgttaattgacgattcgaaagttcttgtaaaagcccacttgaataaagtttattttgattttcagtaTAACAATATGTATAATCATAATAACATATGTGTTTTGTACGAAATGgttatttaaatctatacatcTTTGTtagatttacaaattaaattgatgtgtctttttgtaaataaaatttttaatttaacttttcatCACTaccatagtataaaacgaaatcGCTTTCCGCTGTCTGATTGTCCTcgtgtatatttaaatctttataacaaCAGAACGGATGTTgatgcattattttatttatttatttatttattaaggcaaACACAACAGGTTACAATCACACAgagaatatttcttaaacattaATAGTATCAAACAGATTATAACCCTAAGGGTGCATGCACAACATGACGGGATtgccaattattttaatagatagatcgaTTTAAACGGAAGGTATATGTGTCTACGGAATTTTGGAGATGTAAAGTGATATTGTAATAAACGCATTTTTTTACGCTTACATTGCGTACTCTGGTTCAACCGTAAAAAgtacatcaaaataatgtactccTACCGTTATTAAGAGAAATATTCCAAACCATgccataatatattgaatacttatatcaataaaaaaaaattgaaggccaatttgtttgaaaattccCGGCGTTTACGCATGCGCATTATCAAATCTTTACATTACTCTTTGATTCATACGCATCACGCGATCCcggtataatatttaatggccTCAATATCTAAGCACGTAATCCTTAACATTACCTGCGTAGCTGAGATgcgtgagctgagatggcccagtggttagaacgcgtgcaaaccgatgattgcggattcatacccaggcaagcaccactttatatatgtgcttaatttgtctttataattcatctcgtgctcagcggtgaaggaaaacatcgtgaggaaacctacatgtgacaaatttcatagaaattcttccacatgtgtattccaccaacccgcatcggaacagcgtggtggaatatgttccaaaccctctccttaatggaagagaaggccttatctcagcagtgggaaatatacaggctgttactttactttacctgcgtataataaatattgagctATGTGAATTTGATGTAAGAGGTTTATATATCTAATCAACATTGTGATggcaaaatacaatatatactcAATCAACATTCAGAGACTATAGCTCAATTAATATAGGTATGTTGCGgggtagttataaatattttttatcatctataccatataaatatttgtatgatataGGTTACGTGAATTTGATCCTCCAAGCATATCAAGGActcagattatttttataataaaaataattatgattatttaaagaGTCTAAgtcatcatcattctcctgcccttatccttTATCTTATAAGAAAGTCTAGGTAAGCCAGTGAAAAGAATACGTGGAACATAATTTCATGACGTAGGCTTAACTCCAAGCAAACAAAACTGAGTGtccatgtttaattatttttaaataatttacctcGAGTTTTCAAGAAAACCAATGAGACAAAAGTTCTTCATCTGTCCAAtgaaatttgtttgtatatttattattcaatatccCGTATTATAGGAGCTTGCAAGTTAGTAACCAGCTACGTTCCTCTGCCTCTCATCTCCGACCCCTCCTTGGCGCTGCATCGTAGTCGTTAAGAAACAATCCAaagatcaaatataaaataaagacacATGCAGCTTAAAATCGCATCTTCATGTCCATGACACAGGTACTATTTTGACATTTGTATATTTCTATATCGGATTTCTACGAACCCTGTTTTTACTAACATATTACATACCTACCGTTTCTTCGAAAGCAGCTATGCGATTTggatgattaaattttattataatatacaaataaagtactataaagaaattttaattataataatcattgtttTGATGTTTTGAATTCGTTCTTGCCtaaatttaatgtaacttttagtcgcccgcggcttcacttgcTTTTCTGGGCTTCATTTTCACCTGACTATTTCAGGCTAGGTATAAAAGTAACCTAGGTTTTTCACCTAGTTTACTTTTATGCCTACCTAGgctcataccaaattttatcaaattagttTTCGTGGTTTAGCCGTGAAAGAGCTTCAGATAGAATTACTTTTGcgtttattacgtttgtataaattATCAAGTGATTCAAGTATCGTTATgatttaacaacaaaaatatatttttcatcaaaGAAGCCAGCTAGGTCGGGCCACTACGAGTTGACCTAGTTTTCACGTAAATAGACTTTTCTTAAAAAGTGGGACAGATTGCTTTGACGATAGCAAACGAAATATTGAGTTTCTGAAAAAAAGAGaccgtttttttatttaaactaggTCGTATTTGCAGTCCAAATTGTgacattgtgtttttttttatttttctatctttgaataatttaatgaatatagtatattttttttttaatctctctGAACTCGAGGGATAcgcaacaataataataataataaaagtttgaaaACATGTGTTGTAGATAATGGTTGTaggtaaaacattttattgcaaTACAAGTGTATTAAaacacgaaaaaaataaaacttgaaattgaaaacaatttatcaGTTTTTAATGCATGtaatccaaaccttctccttaatggaagaggaggcctcatcccagcagtggggaatttacaggctgttactttactttttttttacatgcattaagtaaagtaagtaaagtaacagcctgtaaatttcccactgctgggctaaaggcctcctctccctttttgaggagaggacttggaacatattccaccacgctgttccaatgggggttggtggaatgcacatgtggcagaatttcgattaaattagacacgtgcaggtttcctcacgatgttttccttcaccgccgagcacgacataaattataaacacaaattaaacacatatatatagtggtgcttgcctgggttagaacccgaaatcatcggttaagatgcacgcgttttaaccattgggctaaataatgtaaaataattagttcTAATGTGGTGAATGATCAAGTTGTTATTTACTGTGTGAGTTAATTCACAATTTCTGTAGAGAttaattttgacaaatattatGAATTGCGTATTTTTTTCTGGCACTCGTGGTGTAGCTAAAAATAACTAACGGCGAGtatcaactattttatttataatcccaTCCCATCATTATATTACTACACATTAATTCCTCTTaggtgttttaaatttaaacgcaacGAGCATGCATAAAAATCGCCTGAGGTACCAATTTTGTAAAAGCTACATATGAAATCTGAATATATTACGGCAAAAAAATGTATGGAATTTCAATTATAACATCAGACggtatttttttacaagttttatttttgtagagtTGTTCCCGTAGAATGGAGATGTCACGATTGGAGGTTCATATAACGATTAAGAAGGCATTATTTTGCATGTCTtgtaattcttatattaatacgCTACTATACAGGGGAGTTTAGCGTGTTTAGTGGAAGTATGGGAGATTTcactatttatgtttattagaaaGATATAGATctattgctatctctttctcaGTTCACTCATACCTCTTAAATTATAGGATATCCGTTTCTTCGGGTCATACATTTATGCGGCTGTTGTCAAAATTGTACACatcgtatgaaataaaacaaaaaattacggttcatgtacaaaaatatttcgttttattgttatattaaattaccatTACTATCATTAACAATGTATTATCTTAACTATTCAGATGCCTTTTGTTTCACACAtacatgcattttttttttaattattcaacggAAGACTTGGATGTTACATTAACAATGCCTGAGTGATGACACCCGCTAGAAATTCAATCTGACTTATAATAAACATGGGCtactaaacaatttaaaaaaattgaatactaCCAAAGagttttaactaatatgacttacTTCATGCTGTATTTAATTTGGCAtcgataaaataatcatttattaaattagattatttatgggaatatttgaataaaaaaaacaaacttttttttcaaatattacattaaagatATAATTGGCAAGAggtattacttttaattaaaataaaaagtaagtggattaattaaattgtaattatttgtgttgtgtTATGATAGCAAATAAATCTTACTTTTTGTATTCGCATTTCTGTATGGAAATTTTAGATATGAGATTCACTTTCCGCTTTTATCAACGtatattaacaaaatagaaacttattaataaaacaatattgacaTAAACATCTACATAACAGTCTGAGGTTTAATCAGTAGGGACTACAAAGTTAGTTATAGATGATAGtcaaaaaattacatttctgCTTGGTTAATTCGTTCGAAaaccaaataattttttttgtatttttaatctgtccATTCATCTTTTGaaacataaattttcattttaaagcaGTTTACATTCAATTTGTATAACATGAATAAACCAAGTGATTttctttatcataataatatatagattattttaatagaacttTTTCTATACATGAAACCATTTTTCACTAACAGATATTTTTATCCAATTTAATTTAGCTCAATTAGAAACTGGTACGAATAGTTTTGATTTTCGCtaacgtaaaattaaaaaaaaaagttaaatcattttttgttttggttGCGTTCgtaattcaaattttgtttcacgaaaaaaaattctattgtGATAAACTATAAGTATActcgtataaattaaaataatgtttttaatactgATTACATTTACTCATTAAATGGTAATTGATGgctatatatttacaattgtgACAAGGAATATAATTtagtagacaaaaaaaaataaaacccgCATTTCATATGCATTAACGCTActaatatacaaatgtataaaaataatttaattctacataataataaaaaaaactaatataccataaattaatttaatacgaaTGTATTGTACACGATTAAAATGGATTTATAATTACAGTAATGCATTAAATGGAGATGAAAGCACCATAGTTTACATTAAGGcacttttttttgcaaatcaTTACAACTTGGCaaagaattttaatatacattttttaatctgATATCAAAAACTCACAATTGTGCTTCATCATGTATGGCGTAAGAATGTGTATACCATGCCCATGCAAAAATACTAGGCTTCTAAATATGTAATTGAacgtgacttttttttttattacctacgtcatcaaaaaacaaatcaatgtGTTTAAAGAATTCTTcaaatatagttaaataattattgaaataatataattcaataaaatgccttataaaattcatacatttcaaataatttggGAAGACTTTCGTTGAGTGtacaaaatagttaaaattattacgaaaattacaacattatagttaatataaattaattaaaccataactaattaataattaaactatctCTAAACCAATTAACAAGCTCTGGAATGTTACCTATGCCGACAGTCTTTGTGAAATTTTCATATGAAAGTAAAAAGATATTACAATGATCTCATTaagaatgaaattattatattttaaattaacatagattctaacgttaaattattttcgtcttaactatatacattaaaaatttataatagaagAAAGATAGTTTTTGTAccattgatgaaatttgacagtGTAAATTTTTTCAGCTAAATTCATTACCCTCATAGAGGCTCTCACAGACCTCCAACAGTCTAAGTACGGGGCTTATGTTGTATGGGAACAACGACTTAGACACTAGCCTACTGATTTGCAGACGTAACCTTATCAATACTCTCATTGTATCATCCAGGCCTCTCGTGCCACCAGAGTCTGCCTGTTGACATGTCTCAAGGAACTTGGGCCAATTACGTcttacatatttcaaaaatcTGAGCAAATACAGCAGGAAACATGTTTCATTACTCACAAGATAATCCAATAGAACATCACTGTCGTGGGAAACGACTTTGAGGAATTCAATAAATGACATAATTGGATTCAACATGGGAATCAAGTCCGGATACATAGAATTCCTATAAACAATACCAACTGTTATATCTAATGTACATACCATTGATTCAATCAAATAATCGTCTTGCTCgctaaataaatgtatcaacATTTTTGTAAATGGTGTCTCAGGATGGAATTCAAAACGATTTCTGATGAACACATCCAATTTTTTCAAAACATCACGGATTGATCTCTCCACAATTTGCATGTCTTGAATGGCATTATAATCTGAGGAATCTATGGAACTATCTGATGAATCACAACGCATTTCTTTAACAGTAACTGCTACAGATTTAAGAACTAATAAAGACATCCTTTGTAACATTGTCTTGTCAACTTCGTTACGTGTCTGTGCATTTTCTTCATTGTCTTCCTCTCCATAACTCTGATCGACTAATTGTATCGAAGATGATAAAGGAGCAACCTCCGACCCTAGTGAATAATCTGTTATCACTGTACAATCGTGACCTAGGAAACCAAAGCCACTTCTACTACTTTGGACTCTAACTTCACTGAGGAGCCGAAAATCTTTAACATATCTTACAATGGAGTGAGCGAGGCAACATATTTCTTCTGGCAATATATCTTGAAGAGCTAATGTTGACCCATAACAAAGCACCTCATTAAATAAACTAAGTATATGGGTATAAATTAAACTTGGCAACATTGTATTACGTAGTAAATCAACAAAGCCCTGCAAATCTGCATAAAATGGTTTAGTATCTATTACTGAGAGATTCGCTTTAACACTAATAATGTTTTCCCACagagaaaaaaaagttaatatacaattttcagCATTAGATAAATTCAGGTACCTTAGTAGAAGCAGCTTCATGTTTTTAACTAAAATCGGCCAGTGATGCTctaaagtttttattgttaaacattttatatgagACGTGTCAAAGGATTCCGAGTCAGTTAATATAACAGTTATGCATCCATGCTCATTTACTCTTTCTATCCTAGACTGTGGAGGTTCCGGGGACTCAGATTGCTCCATCCCACTCATTGTTTGCTCAGAGGTAAACTTAAGAACCGGCTCGTTAAGTTTAAATTGAGATGGCTTACTGTTATCAGACTTTTCACCTGATGAAGTTGATGGTGCACTATGGGTTTGTAAGTTGGAGAAAGCACTATGTAAATTATCACTACGTGAATTAGAACTAGAAGGCATTTGTGAACTGTTACTACTGCTACCGCAACTAGGACCACTTCTAAAGGGATTGTCTTCCTGAACCTGCATATTTCCCgctgtatttacataattactCTCTTCCAATGGGTGCTGCTCAACATCTTTCCACTCGACTATCCTCTTAATGATATCTAAGCTGAAGTTAATTTTTTGTACTGTTATCCTATTTATTCTATCAAAGAGGTATATGTTCTCTGTGATCTGCTGCAACCAATTCTCATCAACGGTATCttttgaaacaattaaaaagcTAGCCAACACTCTACACGCTACAAATGTTATGAACTTACTTTTGTTTTCAGATAATTCCACAACCTCTGTGATCCAATCGTGTCTATTCCTTACAAATATGTCACACGCATACATCAATCTTGAACATATTGTACCGGTATTGTTTTgctttaaataaatgtcaaacaTAAGCTGCATTGTTGAAAGATATGTTAGGGAACAAGTTAAAGGCCACTGAGCTATATGTAATCTTCTGTCAAACAGTTGAGACAGGGATGTTTCATTAAAACCACACAAACATTGTCCAACTAAAGCATTCTGAAGTATACGTAACTCAGTAAGGAGTTTATCATCGGCAGCTGTCCATAGTGCTACATTATTTGAACTGGAGGGATTTGTGCCAATGTTGATCTCACTTGGAAGCCTCAATATGGCAGAA
This DNA window, taken from Vanessa cardui chromosome 26, ilVanCard2.1, whole genome shotgun sequence, encodes the following:
- the LOC124540715 gene encoding protein lines, which produces MVLRGQVCFPTSDEGMASDQPVKKKQRIDGPDIDDGSDRSAEDILTDIYDSETPPVDTSGDYTSRNGESPDSGTVSEDAVDCSAILRLPSEINIGTNPSSSNNVALWTAADDKLLTELRILQNALVGQCLCGFNETSLSQLFDRRLHIAQWPLTCSLTYLSTMQLMFDIYLKQNNTGTICSRLMYACDIFVRNRHDWITEVVELSENKSKFITFVACRVLASFLIVSKDTVDENWLQQITENIYLFDRINRITVQKINFSLDIIKRIVEWKDVEQHPLEESNYVNTAGNMQVQEDNPFRSGPSCGSSSNSSQMPSSSNSRSDNLHSAFSNLQTHSAPSTSSGEKSDNSKPSQFKLNEPVLKFTSEQTMSGMEQSESPEPPQSRIERVNEHGCITVILTDSESFDTSHIKCLTIKTLEHHWPILVKNMKLLLLRYLNLSNAENCILTFFSLWENIISVKANLSVIDTKPFYADLQGFVDLLRNTMLPSLIYTHILSLFNEVLCYGSTLALQDILPEEICCLAHSIVRYVKDFRLLSEVRVQSSRSGFGFLGHDCTVITDYSLGSEVAPLSSSIQLVDQSYGEEDNEENAQTRNEVDKTMLQRMSLLVLKSVAVTVKEMRCDSSDSSIDSSDYNAIQDMQIVERSIRDVLKKLDVFIRNRFEFHPETPFTKMLIHLFSEQDDYLIESMVCTLDITVGIVYRNSMYPDLIPMLNPIMSFIEFLKVVSHDSDVLLDYLVSNETCFLLYLLRFLKYVRRNWPKFLETCQQADSGGTRGLDDTMRVLIRLRLQISRLVSKSLFPYNISPVLRLLEVCESLYEGNEFS